From one Geoalkalibacter halelectricus genomic stretch:
- a CDS encoding sigma-54-dependent transcriptional regulator produces MTRKPKILLIDDEEGLCRMLEAVLGDEGYAVQAYNRPTLAMRDFAAGRYDLVITDIRMPEMTGIEVLQQVKDKDPGIPVIIITAHATVEMSIQAMRRGAYDMVTKPFEPDELLFRVKNALRQLELSAENQNLREEIAGRFRFDNIIGTSQKLGAVLDKVEKLAIRDTSILITGESGTGKELIAQAVHYNSPRRDKRFVAINCGALPESVLESELFGYKKGAFTGAAEDREGLLKAADGGTLFLDEVGNLPMNVQKTLLRFLQEQEFRRIGDTVPTKVDVRILSATNADLREGVKQGQFREDLYYRLNVVNIHLPPLRDRKADIALLVDHFIHQQNEKFATQIKGLSAEALEAVTEFSWPGNIRQLRNVIEAAVAMEDGDYITLPVLAQFIEVDEAAPAERADDSDYSSAMAEFEISYLKELLRKTQGNVEIAARRAGMNMATIYRKLKKYDLRKDDYL; encoded by the coding sequence GTGACGCGAAAACCCAAGATTCTGCTCATTGACGACGAGGAAGGCCTGTGCCGCATGCTCGAAGCGGTGCTGGGCGACGAAGGCTATGCCGTGCAGGCCTACAACCGCCCCACCTTGGCCATGCGCGATTTCGCCGCCGGACGCTACGATCTGGTGATCACCGACATCCGCATGCCGGAGATGACCGGCATCGAGGTGCTCCAGCAGGTCAAGGACAAGGATCCCGGCATCCCGGTCATCATCATCACCGCCCATGCCACCGTGGAGATGTCCATTCAGGCCATGCGCCGCGGCGCCTACGACATGGTGACCAAACCCTTCGAGCCCGACGAGCTGCTGTTTCGGGTGAAAAACGCCCTGCGCCAGCTCGAACTGAGCGCCGAAAATCAAAACCTGCGCGAGGAGATCGCCGGGCGCTTTCGCTTCGACAACATCATCGGCACCTCGCAGAAGCTGGGTGCGGTGCTCGACAAAGTCGAGAAACTCGCCATCCGCGACACCTCGATCCTCATCACCGGCGAATCGGGCACCGGCAAGGAACTCATCGCCCAGGCGGTGCACTACAACTCGCCGCGCCGGGACAAGCGTTTTGTCGCCATCAACTGCGGCGCGCTGCCCGAATCGGTTCTGGAAAGCGAGCTGTTCGGCTACAAAAAGGGCGCCTTCACCGGCGCCGCCGAGGACCGCGAGGGCCTGCTCAAGGCCGCCGACGGCGGCACCCTGTTTCTCGACGAGGTGGGCAATCTGCCCATGAACGTGCAGAAAACCCTGCTGCGGTTTCTCCAGGAGCAGGAATTCCGCCGCATCGGCGACACCGTACCGACCAAGGTCGATGTGCGCATCCTCTCTGCGACCAATGCCGATCTGCGCGAAGGCGTCAAGCAGGGCCAGTTTCGCGAGGACCTCTATTACCGCCTCAACGTCGTCAACATCCACCTGCCGCCCCTGCGCGACCGCAAGGCCGATATCGCCCTGCTGGTCGATCATTTCATCCATCAGCAGAACGAGAAATTCGCCACCCAGATCAAGGGGCTCTCCGCCGAGGCCCTGGAGGCGGTGACGGAATTTTCCTGGCCGGGCAACATCCGCCAGTTGCGCAACGTGATCGAAGCGGCCGTCGCCATGGAGGACGGCGACTACATCACTCTGCCGGTGCTCGCCCAGTTCATCGAGGTCGATGAGGCAGCGCCCGCGGAGCGCGCCGACGACAGCGATTATTCCAGCGCCATGGCCGAGTTTGAAAT
- a CDS encoding cache domain-containing protein codes for MRGLIFNFVVNLKLRWKMLVVVLPLVVLPIFVVGGVIGYISYQQAYRGITKASKDDLDHMARFTLDLLDAHHKQFQVYKEDKRQAVRNELRTLADLAYSLAESHHAQYLSGEVSLNRARSEAARALKQVSIGQSGYIFAMTSQGQLTAHPAREGDNIYDEQDQAGRYFIRAMSRAALRAPPGQVLFIVYPWRNELLGDQTPRQKLAAYRYFPEWDWIIAATGYLEETYEDLAFERRSFADLKQKIQSKRVGRTGYIYCMDTRGTLHIHPEDEGLNIAERTDFTGNFFVREMTENKNGWIRYPWRGANDSLPRMKIVRYLYFKPWDWIVAVGSYEDEFFEEAKLIKTRILGSLFILTFFVGATAVLLVFVAAQVLTNPIHHMIEVIRQVRRGRLDAKMQVESQDELGELAAAFNRMTEIMKRNQEMEASLSQQGKMASLGVLSSGVAHEINNPLGVILGYAAYLEGKLDPDDPKFKYVHEIKRESKRCKKIVQDLLNYARTPKPALEETDLNQLLEQIVDFAANHTDMHQVRVRKAFAPDLPRVMVDGDQIRQVAINLILNAGAAMPEGGDLVVGTCLSADGFVELSFADTGSGIPPEYLEKIFEPFFTTRPRGTGLGLAITRQIIELHQGEIHIDSEPGRGTRVLVRLPALAQEGYDL; via the coding sequence ATGCGCGGCCTAATATTCAACTTCGTCGTCAATCTCAAACTGCGCTGGAAGATGCTGGTGGTGGTTCTGCCCCTGGTGGTGCTGCCGATCTTCGTGGTCGGCGGGGTGATCGGCTACATCAGCTACCAGCAGGCCTATCGCGGCATCACCAAGGCCAGTAAGGACGACCTTGACCACATGGCGCGCTTCACCCTCGATCTGCTCGACGCCCACCACAAGCAGTTTCAGGTCTACAAGGAAGACAAACGCCAGGCGGTGCGCAACGAATTGCGCACCCTGGCGGATCTGGCCTACAGCCTGGCCGAATCCCACCACGCCCAATATCTGAGCGGCGAAGTCAGCCTGAACCGGGCGCGCAGCGAGGCGGCCCGCGCCCTCAAACAGGTCAGCATCGGCCAGAGCGGCTACATCTTCGCCATGACCAGCCAGGGACAGCTCACCGCCCACCCGGCGCGCGAGGGCGACAACATCTACGACGAACAGGATCAGGCCGGCCGCTACTTCATCCGCGCCATGTCCCGCGCCGCCCTGCGCGCGCCGCCGGGCCAGGTGCTGTTCATCGTCTACCCCTGGCGCAACGAACTGCTCGGCGATCAGACACCGCGCCAGAAATTGGCCGCCTATCGCTATTTTCCCGAGTGGGATTGGATCATCGCCGCCACCGGCTATCTGGAGGAAACCTACGAGGATCTGGCCTTCGAACGGCGCTCCTTCGCCGATCTCAAGCAAAAAATCCAGAGCAAGCGGGTGGGGCGCACCGGCTACATTTACTGCATGGACACCAGGGGAACCCTGCACATACATCCCGAGGACGAGGGCCTCAACATCGCCGAGCGCACCGATTTCACCGGCAACTTTTTCGTGCGCGAGATGACCGAGAACAAAAACGGCTGGATTCGCTATCCCTGGCGCGGCGCGAACGACTCGCTGCCGCGCATGAAGATCGTGCGCTATCTCTATTTCAAGCCCTGGGACTGGATCGTGGCGGTAGGCTCCTACGAGGATGAGTTCTTCGAGGAAGCCAAACTCATCAAGACGCGCATTCTCGGCAGCCTTTTCATTCTGACGTTTTTCGTCGGCGCCACCGCCGTCCTCCTGGTATTCGTGGCCGCTCAGGTGCTCACCAATCCGATTCATCACATGATCGAGGTGATCCGCCAGGTGCGGCGCGGGCGCCTCGACGCCAAAATGCAGGTGGAAAGCCAGGACGAACTGGGCGAACTGGCCGCCGCCTTCAACCGCATGACCGAGATCATGAAGCGCAACCAGGAAATGGAGGCGAGCCTCTCGCAACAGGGCAAAATGGCCTCCCTCGGCGTGCTTTCCTCGGGCGTGGCCCACGAAATCAACAACCCCCTGGGGGTGATCCTGGGCTATGCCGCCTACCTCGAGGGCAAGCTCGACCCCGATGATCCGAAGTTCAAATACGTCCATGAGATCAAGCGCGAAAGCAAGCGCTGCAAGAAGATCGTGCAGGATCTGCTCAATTATGCGCGCACCCCCAAGCCGGCCCTGGAGGAGACCGACCTCAACCAGTTGCTCGAACAAATCGTCGACTTCGCCGCCAACCACACCGACATGCATCAGGTACGGGTGCGCAAGGCCTTTGCCCCCGACCTGCCGCGGGTGATGGTCGACGGCGACCAGATCAGGCAGGTGGCCATCAACCTGATCCTCAACGCCGGCGCCGCCATGCCCGAGGGCGGCGACCTGGTGGTGGGCACCTGCCTGTCCGCCGACGGCTTCGTGGAATTGAGCTTCGCCGATACCGGCAGCGGCATTCCGCCCGAGTATCTGGAAAAGATCTTCGAACCCTTCTTCACCACACGTCCGCGCGGCACCGGCCTGGGCCTGGCCATCACCCGCCAGATCATCGAGCTGCATCAGGGCGAAATCCACATCGACAGCGAGCCGGGGCGCGGCACCCGAGTACTGGTACGTCTGCCCGCCCTGGCTCAGGAAGGCTATGACCTGTGA